The following proteins are co-located in the Triticum aestivum cultivar Chinese Spring chromosome 1A, IWGSC CS RefSeq v2.1, whole genome shotgun sequence genome:
- the LOC123056131 gene encoding uncharacterized protein translates to MAATCECYAQHMRDDIAENLYHLPYVMPRRIAVIGDEVYFTLRSAHKIVKYNLPNNCLSMINPPPHTRSPIALMVMEDSSLGFACTESSTLYLWSRKVNSEAAAEWVKCRSIELETIVPVVDPDYQPFVVGSAEGVGVIFINTDAGLFTLELKSGRVRKVDEPAHYFSVLPYMSFYTPDRGILLALSKTH, encoded by the exons ATGGCTGCGACCTGCGAGTGCTACGCCCAGCACATGCGAGACGACATTGCAGAAAACCTCTACCACCTGCCCTATGTCATGCCCCGGCGAATAGCTGTCATTGGAGATGAAGTCTACTTCACACTTCGGTCCGCTCACAAAATCGTCAAGTACAACCTGCCAAACAACTGCCTATCCATGATTAACCCGCCGCCACACACTAGGAGCCCAATTGCTCTCATGGTGATGGAGGACAGTTCGCTGGGGTTTGCCTGCACTGAGAGTTCTACTCTTTATCTGTGGTCAAGGAAGGTGAATTCAGAAGCAGCTGCTGAATGGGTAAAATGCAGGAGCATCGAGCTGGAGACAATTGTGCCCGTCGTGGATCCAGATTACCAACCATTTGTGGTTGGTTCCGCAGAGGGTGTGGgtgtcatcttcatcaacacagatgCTGGCTTATTCACTCTAGAGCTCAAGTCAGGGCGAGTCAGGAAGGTTGACGAGCCCGCACACTACTTTAGCGTCCTGCCCTACATGAGCTTCTACACTCCAG ATCGTGGCATATTGTTGGCGCTATCGAAGACCCACTGA